The genomic DNA CGCGGTCGGGAGCGGGGCGTCGCCTCCGGCGCGCGGGTCCGGATCGAGCATCGGGGGCCTCCATGGGCGATGAGCGCGCGCGGCGGCCGCGCGCGTGGTCGGGCACCGCGTCCGCGGCCTCCGCGGGCCGGGCCGCGGAGGCGGCTTCGCCGGGTCCGGCCGCGGATGCGGCTTCATCGGACTCGGCCGCGGGGGGCATGAGGCGCAGGTGTCAGTCGCGCGGGCGGGCGAGGGCGTTCGCGTCGCCGAACAGCGCGGCGCGCGGGTCGGGCGCGCGGGCCGCCTCGACGAGCCGGGCGACGAAGGCGCGGAGGTCGTCGCCGAGTGCGTGGAAGGTCGCTTCGTGCAGCGGCAGGGCGGCCGCGTACGTCCCGCGCAGGGCGAGGCACGCATCGCCGAGGCGCAGCGGCGCGGCCGCCGCGCGTCCCGCCTCGCCGCCTCCGTAGACGTCCTGCGCGATGCGCTCGCGCGCGGCGACCTCGAGCGCGCGCCGGCGCGTCGCGACGAGGTCCGCGGGCGCGTCGGGCGGCAGCGCGGCGTAGAGCGCGCCGACCTCGTCGCGGAGCGCGAGCAGCGCGCGCGCGAGCGCGCGTCGCTCGCGCGTGCGCTCGGCGCGCCGGGCCGCGAGCTCGGCGGGCGGGCGCGCGTCGCCCGCGAGCCCGCGGCGCGCGAGGTAGGCGATCGCGCCCTCCTGTCCGACGAACGTCGCCGCGCTCTCGGAGAGGTCGGCGTCGCCCGCCACGTACACGGTCGCGTGCACGAGCTCGTGCAGCACGACCTCGACGAGCTCCGCGTCGTCGGCGCGCAGCATCGGCCCGGTCAGCGGATCGGAGAGCCAGCCGAGCGTCGAGTAGGCCGCGACCGGCGAGACGCAGACGTCGAGCCCCTCCGCGCGCAGCCGCTCGGCCTCGCGCTCGGCGCGCGCGCGATCGAACCAGCCCTTGTACGGAACGCGACCGACGATCGGGAACCAGAAGCCGCGCGCCTCGACCTCGCGCGGCCGCGTCGCGACCACGGTCGTGACGATGCGATCGCCCGGCCACGCGACGTAGCTCGTATAGTGCCGGCCGACCGCGAGCCCGAGGTCGGCCGCGAACGCGCGCACGGACGCGACGAGCGCGAGGCGGCGCGCGAGCGCGGGGTCGACGCCGGGGTCGGCGAGCAGGTCGTCGACCGCCTTGCGCTCGAGCCACAGGCGCGCCTGCCCGCGCGCGAGATGTCCGTAGTAGCAGCCGCTCGCGCACACGAGCGCGGCGAGGAGCGCGGCCCGCATGGCCCGAGATCGCGATCGCTTCGTGTCCCTGCGCGTCGAGGCGGGCTCGCCCGAGGCGGCCGAGATCGCGGCGGCCGAGGCGTGGGAGGCCGGCGCGAGCGGCGTCGAGGAGGGCGCGGACGGACTGTCGCTCACGGTCTACGCCCCGCGCGCCGCGGCGCCCGCGATCGCGCGCGCGCTCGCCGCCGTCGCGAGCGAAGCACTGGCGCTGCGCGTCGACGCGCCGGTCGAGATCGAGGACGTCGAGTGGAGCGAAGCGTGGAAGGAAGGGCTCGCGCCGATCGTCGTCTCCGAGCGGCTCGTCGTGCGGCCGTCGTTCCGCAGCGCGCCCCTCGCGCCGGGGCAGGTCGACGTCGCGATCGATCCGGGCCAGGCGTTCGGCACCGGCGCGCACGCCTCGACCTTCCTCGCGCTCGCGTGCATGGACGAGCGCCTGGCGCGCGCGCCCGCGTCGCGCGTGCTCGACGTCGGCACGGGGAGCGGCGTGCTCGCGCTGTGCGCGCTGCGCCTCGGCGCGGCGCGCGCCGTGGGCTTCGACCTCGACCCGCTCGCCGCGCCCGCGGCGCGCGCGGCGGCGCGCGCGAACGGGCTCGACGCGCGGCTCGACGTGTTCACGGGCGGTGTCGACGCGCTCGGCGCGCGCGCGCGCGGCTTCGACCTGGTCGTCGCGAACCTGCTGCGCGGCGAGCTGCTCCCGATCGCGCAGGAGGTCGCGGCGTGCGTCGCGCCCGGCGGCGCGCTCGTGCTCGCCGGGCTGCTCGATCGCGACGCGCCGCCCGTCGCCGCGCGCTTCGCGCGGACGACGCCGCCGCTCGCGATCGCGTCGCGGCGCGAGCGCATCGACGCCGACGGCGAGTGCTGGGTCGGGCTCGTGCTCGAGCGCGCGAGCGGCTGAGCGCGCCGCGCCGCGCGACTCACGCGACTCACGCAGCGCTCGCGGCGACGCGCGCGCGGAAGTCCTCGGTGAGCGCGCGCGCGAGCGCGGCGAGGTCGTGCGCGGGCTCCCAGCCCGTCGCCGCGCGCAGCTTCGCGGCGTCGCCCGTCAGCTGGTCGGTCGGCCGCACGCGCGCGGGGTCGACCTCGATCGCGACGTCGACGTCCGCGGCCGCGACGAGCGCGTCGAGCAGCTCGCGGATCGCGTGCGGGCGGCCGCTCGCGACGTTGTACACGCCGGGCGGTGCGTCCGGGGTGAGCAGCGCGGCGTAGGCATCGACGACGTCGTCGACGTGCAGGAGGTCGCGCACGCTCGCCAGGTTGCCGACGCGCAGCACGGGTGCGCGCCGCCCGGCGGCGACCTGTGCGAGCTGCTCGGCGAAGCTCGCGGCGACGAAGTGCGGCGCCTGTCCGGGCCCCGAGTGGTTGAACGCGCGCACCGCGACGACGTCGGCGCCGCGCGCGATCGCCGCGCGACCGAGCAGCTCGGCGGCGGCTTTCGAGCGCGCATAGGGCGAGGCGGGGCGGAGCGCGTCGGACTCGCGCAGCGGAGGGCTCCCGGGCGCGCGTCCGCCGTACTGGTCGGCGGAGCCGACGAGCAGGACGCGCGGGCGGCGCGGTTGCGCGGCGACGGCGTCGAGCAGGTTCACGGCGCCGAGGTAGTTCACGCGGAACGACGACGCGGGCTCCGCGAACGAGCGGGCGACCGAGCTCTGGGCGGCCAGGTGGACGACGGCGTCCGGCGCGGCCTCGTCGAGCGCGCGGCGGATCGCGTCGCGGTCGGTGACGTCGACCTCGGCCGCGCCGGCGTCGCAGCCGAGGACGTCGAGCCCGAGCGCGCGCAGGCGGCGTTCGAGATGGCGGCCGACGAAGCCGCGCCCGCCGGTCACGTACACGCGCATGCGGCGAACCTCGCAGACCGGCCCGGGTGCTGCAATCGCGCGCGGCGGTCGCCGGCGCCGTTGACCGCGGGCCGCGCGGGCGGTACCGATGCCCCATGCTGATCGGCGTCGCGGGCCGCAATGCGGCGGGGAAGGGCGAGGTGGTGCACTACCTCGCCGAGCGCAGCTTCTACGCACTCTCGCTCTCCGACGTCATCCGCGACGAGCTGCGCAAGCGCGGGCTCGAGGAGTCGCGCGAGCGGATGATCGATCTCGGGCGCGAGCTGCGCGCGGCGGGCGGGCCGAGCGCACTCGCCGACCGGCTCGTCGCCCGGCTGCTGCCCGAGCGCAACTACGTGATCGACTCGATCCGCCACCCGGCGGAGGTCGAAGCGCTGCGCGCGAGCGGTCGGCCGTTCCACCTGCTGTGGATCGAGGCCGACGAGGCGAAGCGCTTCGAGCGCATGCGGGCGCGCGGGCGCGCGGGCGACCCGGCCACGCTCGACGGCCTGCGCGAGCTCGAGGGGCGCGAGCTGGCGAGCGCCGATCCGGCCGCGCAGCAGCTGCTCGCCGTGCGCGAGCTCGCCGACACCACGCTGCACAACGACGGCGACCTCGCGCTGCTCCACGACGCCGTGCAGCGCGTGCTCGAACGCGTGCAGTACTTCGAACGGCCCGACTGGGACGTCTACTTCATGGACATCGCGCGCGTCGTGTCGTCGCGCAGCAACTGCGTGAAGCGCAAGGTCGCGGCCGTCATCACGCGCGACCGCCGCATCATCTCGACCGGCTACAACGGGACGCCGCGCGGCACGCGCAACTGCAACGAGGGAGGCTGCCCGCGCTGCAACGCCTTCGCGCCGGGCGGGACGCGCCTCGACGAGTGCCTGTGCTCGCACGGCGAGGAGAACGCGATCACGCAGGCCGCCTATCACGGCGTCAGCGTGCGCGGCGGCACCATCTACACGACGTGCTCGCCGTGCCTGCAGTGCACGAAGATGATCATCAACGCGGGGCTGGTCGAGGTCGTCTACAACGCCGGCTACCCGCTCGGCGAGACGTCCCTCGACCTGCTCGCGGAGGCGGGCGTCGCCGTGCGCCGGGTGGCCGACCCGGGCTGATCGCTCGCGACCTTCTCCGACATGGTTGCAATTCGCTACATGCTCGGCGTAGCGTGCGCGCAGGCCGCCGGACGCGCGCGCGCGTGCGCCCGCGCGGCGACCGGGATCCGCGGAGGTGTTTCGGGGCCTTCGCTGGATTGTTGCGAGCCCGCTGCATGCTGTAATAGAACCTCGTTTGCAGGGGCTCGAGCCGTCGCGGAACGCACTGGCGTCGGCTGACTGCGGGTCGGAATTCGCGAGGGGGACGACGAGATGGATCTCGCCAAGATCGACAGGCTCCGTCGCGCCTCCGTCACCAAGTCCTACCTCCCGGAGAAGGACGTCGGCTGGGGCGTCCCGTACGGGAGTGCGCACCCGGCGCTTCCCTCCGAGGTCGTCTCGCTCCGCGACCTCCCCGAGTACGCGGCGCTCGACGCGGCGGGACGCGAAGCACTCGCGCGCCACGAGCTCGCCTCGATGTTCTCGACGTTCGTGCGCTTCGAGGCCGTGATCAACGCCTACCTCGCCCGCTACGCGCAGAAGTGTGCCTCCGACGACCCACTGCTCCCGTACGCGCTGCACGTCGTCGAGGAGGAGGCGCGCCACAGCCGCATGTTCGCGCGCGCCGTCGACGAGCTCGGCACCGGGCCGTACCCGCGCCGCGGGCTATTCGGCCGCGCCGAGGCGCTCGGCGCGGCGCTGATCTGGACGAGCCCGTCGCTCTTCTTCCTCGGCGTGCTCGCGGTGGAGGACGTCACGGACCTCGTGATGGCCGCGGCGCTCGAGCACCCCGAGCTGCATCCGACGGTCGCCGAGGTGTCGCGCATCCACCGCGTCGAGGAGTCGCGGCACATGGAGTTCATGCGCGAGGTGATCCTCGAGCGGTACACGCGCGCCGGCGCGGTCGAGCGCGCCGCGATGCGCGTCGCCGCGCCGATGCTCGCGCTGCTCGTCTTCACGCTGCTCGTCTCGCCGCGCGTCTACGAGCGAAGCGGCGTGGCGGGCGGGACGTGGGCGTCCTGGCGCCTGTGGATGCGCGCCACGCGCTCTCCTTCGCGCGCGCGCCTGCGCGCTTCGTCGGTGGCGCGCATGCGCCGCTGGCTCGACCAACACGGTCTCGTCGAGGGCATCGCGAGCCGCATCTGGGCGTGGGCGGGCTGAGCCCGCTCGTCCCGACGCCCGCCGAACGAGGTTCCGATGTCGTCCTCCGCCCATCTCGTGCTCCCGTCCGCCCGCCTCGCGGGGCGCGATATCGCCGAGCTGCACCCGCACGCCGTGACCGACGACGAGCGCGTGCGCGAGATGCTGCACCGCCTCGAGCGCGAGCAGGTGTGGCTGCACCGGGGCATGAACCGGATGATCCTCCCCGAGCGCGCGCGCATCCGCTCGCTCGCAGGCGACCGCGTCGAGCTCGAGACCGAGAACTTCGCGCGCACCGGCCGCACGCAGATCTACTTCAGCTTCGTGCTCGACGGGCAGCCGTACTTCTTCGCGGCCGACCGCATCGGCCACGAGGATCGCGGCGGCCTCGCGATCGCGGTGCCGAAGGCGATCCACCACTTCGAGCGGCGCGACCACGACCGCGTGCGCTCGCACGGCGAGATCGCGCTCGTCGCGGCGGAGGGACACCGCTTCGCGGCGTCGGTGCTCGACGAGTCGCCCGGCGGACTCGGCGTCGCCGTGCGCGTCGGCGACGGCGCCGACCACCTCGTGTCGGTCGGCGCGCGCCTCGAGGTGCTCCGAGGCGACGAGCGCGGCGTGGGCGTCGTGCGCAGCGCGTCGTCGGCACCGACGGAAGGCGGCGGCTGGCGCCGCGTGGGCCTCACGGTGACGCCGTTCCCGCGCTCGACGCCCGTCGTGCCCGAGCGCGTCGACCCCGCGGCCGAGCGGTCGGTCGCCGCGAGCGCGTGGCGCACGGTGCGCGTCGCAGCGGGCGCCGCGCGCGGCGCGGTCGCCGAGCGCGTCGGGCTCGCGCGCGCGCCGCGCGTCGAGGTCGTCGACTTCGCGTCCGCGGACGGCGAGCGGCTGCGCGGCATCGTCGACGGCTGGGGCGACCCGCGCGGCGCGACCGCGGTCGTGATCCCGCCCGCGTGGGGGCGGACGAAGGAGACGCTGCTCCCGCTCGCGCGCACGATCGTCGCGACGTTCCGCAAGCTGCGCGAGCCGGTCGTCGTGCTCCGCTACGACGGCATCCGCAAGCGCGGCGAGTCGCACAACGATCCCGAGTGCGCGGCGCCCGGCCGCGAGCAGCTCCACTTCACGTTCTCGCAGGGCGTGCGCGATCTCGAGGCGGCGTTCGACTTCCTCGAGCGCGACGAGCGCTTCCGCCCGAAGCGCAGCGTGCTCGTGAGCTTCAGCGCCGCGTCGATCGAGTCGCGCCAGTTCCTGGCGCAGCGCGCGCGCGGGCGCGCTGCCGCCTGGATCTGCGTCGTCGGGACGGCCGACCTGCAGTCGATGATGCGCCGCATCGCCGGGGGCGTGGACTACCTGCGCGGCGCGCAGCGCGGCGTGCGCTTCGGTCTGCAGGAGGTGCTCGGCGTCGTCGTCGACATGGACCGCGCGGCGCGCGACGCCATCGACACGGAGCTCTGGTCGCTCGAGAACGCGCGCGCCGACTTCGCGCGCATCGACGTGCCGATCGTCTGGCTGCGCGGCCTCCACGACGCGTGGATGGACCGCTCCCGCATCGAGGACGTGCTGAGCGTCGGCGACGCGCGCGAGCGGCGCATCCTCGACGTGCCGACCGGGCACCAGCTGAAGTCGAGTGCGGAGGCGCTCGAGACCTTCCAGCTCGTCGCGTCCGAGATCGCGCGCACGGCGCTCGGGCGCATCGTGACGCCCGCGCTCCCCGACCTCGCCGACCTCGCCGCGCGCGGACGCGCCGAGCGGCGGCGGCTGCCGCGTCCCGCGCTCGACGCGGAGGCGTTCTGGCGCGCCTACCTGCTGGGCTCGCCCGACGAGGACGGGCGCGCCGTCGGCATCGAGCTGATGAACGAGACGTCGAGCTATCGCGAGCTGATGGAGGCGCAGACGCGCGGCCTCGACCTGCGCGCGGGCCAGCGCGTGCTCGACGTGGGCGCGGGGACCGGCGCGTTCCCGCGCGCGCTCGCGCGGAGCGCGGGCGCGCTCCCCGCGGAGATCGTCGAGGTCGACCTCGTGGCCGAGGCGCTCGAGCGCGCGCGCGAGCGCATCGAGGCGCTCGGCCTGCACGAGCGCACGCGCGTGCGCTACGTGCGCGCCGACCTGGCGACGCCCGAAGGCGCCGCGGCGCTCGCGGCCGAGGGGCCGTTCGACGCCGCGCTCGCGTCGCTCGTGATCTCCTACGTCGACGACCCCGCCGCGCTGCTGCGCGCGATCGGCGCCGCGCTGCCGCCGGGCGGCCGGCTCGTCGCGTCGAGCCTGCGCCGCGACGCCGACATCTCGCAGATCTTCCAGAGCGGCATCGCCGAGCTCGAGGCGGGCGTGCTCGCGGGCGAGACGTTCGGGCTCGGCAGCGCGGAGGTGCGCGACGCGGCGCGCTCCTTCCTGAACGCGGGCGCGCGGCTCGTCGACCTCGAGGAGCTCGGGGCGTTCCGCTTCTACGACGGCGAGGAGCTGGCGTCGCTGCTCGCCGAGGCCGGCTTCGAGGTCGAGTCGACGAGCGCGGCCTTCGGTACGCCGCCCCAGGCGTGGGTGGTCGTGGGGCGGCGTCGCTGACCGCTCCGCCTCCCGCTCCCGCGAGCCCGCTCCCTCCCGCCCCCGCGCGCCGCCGCGCGAGCTGGCTCGAGCCGCTCGCCCTCGCCGCGCTGCGCCGCCCCCGCCTCTCGATCGCCGCGTGGGCGGCGCTCGCGCTCGCGAGCGCACTCGCGGCGCTCGACCTGCGCATCGAGACCTCGACCGACAGCGTGCTCGACCGCGAAGGCCCGAGCTGGCAAGCGTACCGCGAGAGCGTCGAGCGCTTCGGCGGCGACGAGGTCGTCGTCGTCGCGGTGCGCGGCGAGACGGCGTGGGATCCGCGCGCGCTCTCCGAGGTGGCGCGCCTCTCCGAGGAGCTCGAGGCCGCTCCCGGCATCCGGCGCGTCGACAGCCTGGCGACGGTGCCGGTGATCCGCGGCCGGCCCGACGGCACGCTCGATCTCGACCCCGCGCTCCCGGACGGCGCGCCCGTCGACGCCGCGGGCGCCGCGCGCGCACGCGCGGCGGTCGAGGGCGATCGCCTCGCGCCCGGGCTGCTCGTGTCGCGGGACGCGCGCGCGTTCTCCGTCACCTGCATCGTCGAGGACATCACGTCCGAGGACGACGCGGCCGTGCTCGCCGCGATCGCCGCCGCCGCGCCGAGGCTGCCGACGTGGCGATCGGGCGGCCCGGTCTTCCGCACGCGCGTGAGCGAGTGGACGCGGGACGAGCTCGCGCGGCTCGTCCCGGCGACCGCGGCGACGATCGCGCTGCTCGTCGCGATCGTCTTCGGCGCGTCGTGGCACGTCGCTGTGCCGCTCCTGACGGGAGGGCTCGGGAGTGTCGTCGTGCTCGCCGCGATGGCGCGCGCGGGCGTCGCGATGACGCTGACGGGCGCCATCCTGCCCTCGGTGCTGCTCGCGCTCGGTTGCGCGTATGCGCTCCACGTCATGGCCGCGTTCCGGGCGTGCGACGACGACGTCGACGCGCGCGCCGAGGCGCTGCGCGGGCTCGTGCGTCCGATCGGACTCTCGGGTGCCACGACCGCGATCGGCTTCGTCGCCATGTCCTTCGTGCACATCGACGTCGTGCGCCACGTGGGCGTGTTCGGCGCGGTCGGGACGCTCGTGGTGATGCTCGCGTCGATCACGTTCGCGCCGGCGTGCCTGCGCGGGCTCCACGGACGCGCGCCCACGCGCGTGTGGAGCTGGCTCGCGAGCCGCGCACCCGAGCGCGTCTTCCGCCTCGTCGCGGCGCGTCCGCGCGCGACGATCGCGGCCTGGCTCGCGGTCGCGGCCGCGGTCGGCGTCGGCATCGCGCGCCTCGAGGTCGAGACCGACGTCGTCCTGTGGTTCCAGCGCGGATCGGCGGTGCGCGAGGACTACGAGGCGATCCGCGCGGCGCTCGCGGGCATCAGCCCGATGAACGTCGTGGTGGAGAGCCGCGCGGGGCGCGCGGTGACGGAGCCCGACGTCGTGCGCGCACTCGCGGGCCTGACGGAGTTCCTCGAGGCGCAGCCCGAGATGGGCCGCGCGATCTCGCTCGCGGACCCGCTCCGGCAGCTCCACGGAGGCTTCCTCGGCGACGCGTCGCAGCCGCTTCCCACGACGCGGCCGCAGGCCGAGCAGTACCTGCTCCTGCTCGAGTCGGTCGACTCGATCCGCGACCTCGTCGCATCCGATCGCGCCTCGGCGAACGTGCTGCTGCGCGTCGACGAGAACGGCTCGAACGCGCTCGTCTCGCTCGCGCGGCGCGCGGAGGCGTGGTGGCGCGATCACGGCCCGGCCGACTTCGCGGCGTCGACGACGGGCGTCATGCACGAGTACGCCGTGTCGGAGAACGAGATCGCGCGCGGGCAGCTCGTCGGGCTCGCGTTCGCGCTGGGCTCGATCGGCGGCCTGCTCGTGCTCGTGACCCGCAGCGCGCGGCTCGCGGCGCTCGCGCTCGTCCCGAACGTCGTGCCGATCGTGCTGCTCTTCGGCGCGATGGGGCTCGCTGGCGTGCCGCTCGACGCGGGCACGGTGCTGATCGGCTGTCTCGCGCTCGGGATCGCCGTCGACGACACGATCCATCTGCTCGAGCGCTTCCGCGCGGGGGTCGCGCGGGGCGCGCGCGAGGCGCTGCGCGCGGCGCTCGCGCAGACGCTGCCCGCGATCGCGCTCACGTCGATCGCGGTCGGCGCCGGGTTCGCGGCGCTCGCGATCTCGCCCTTCGTCCTCGTGCGCAACCTCGGCGTGCTGACGAGCGCCGTGATGGTCGCGTGCCTGCTCGCCGACCTCCTGCTCCTGCCGCCCCTGCTGCTGCTGGCGTTCGGGCGGGGCGGGGCGTCGACGGGTGCCAGGGAGGCCGCCGACGGGCCGGGGGCCGCCTCAAGCTCCTGACGGGCCGTTCCGAACGACCGGCGATGGCGCAGGACGGGGCGGCGTGGCGCGAGTACCGCCAGTGGATCGGGGCGGAGGTGCTCCCGGTCCACCTGGTCGCGAGCGGCTGGATCGCGGCGCTCGGCATCCTGGCCTTCCTCCCCGTCGACTTCGTCTTCTATCCCGCGCTGTGGAAGCCGTTCTGGCTGCTGCGCTTCGCGTGCGCCGCGGTCGTGGTCGCGCTCGGCTACGCGACGCCGCGCTCGCACGGCGAGGCGGGGCTCTTCGCGATCATCGCGGTCACCGGGGGCACGCTGCTCACCGTGATCGCGGCGACCGGCGGCGCCACGAGCCCCTACTACAGCGGTCTCATGCTGCTGCTCGCGGCGACCCCGGTCGTCGCGCCCCTCACCTGGCTGCAGACGCTGTCGGTGAGCGCGCTGCTCGTCGTGGGCTTCGCGCTGCTCCCGGTGCTGCACGCGCAGCCCGACGACCTGCGCACCTTCGGCCTCCATCTCGTCTTCCTCGCGCTCACGACCGGCGTGTCGTCGGCCGCCGCGCACGCGCTCGACGGCACGCGCTTCCAGGATTTCCTGCGGCGACGCGAAATCGAGCAGGCGCGCGACGAGCTCGCGCAGCTCGACGAGCTGAAGACGCGCTTCAGCGCGAACGTGCACCACGAGCTGCGCACGCCGCTGACGCTGATGCTCGCGCCGCTCGACGGGCTCCTCGCCGGCGACTACGGCGAGGTCGGAGACGTCGTCGGGCGCACGCTGCGGACGATGCACACGAACGGGCAGCGGCTGCTCAAGCTGATCAACAACCTGCTCGACCTCGCGAAGCTCGAGAGTCAGCAGTTCGAGATCCGGCGCGCGCCGCTCGACGTGGGCGCGCTCGCCGCGGGCATCGTCGACGGCGCGGGCGCGATGGCGGAGCGCAAGCGCATCCGGCTGCGCGGCGAGGGGCTCGCCGGGCTGCCGGAGGTGTGCGCCGACCGCGACGCGATCGAGAAGGTCGTGGTCAACCTGCTCGGCAACGCGCTCAAGTTCACCGAGGCCGGCGGGGAGGTCGTCGTCGGCGCGCGCGCGGGCGAGGAGGGCGTCGCGCTCTTCGTGCGCGACACGGGTGCGGGCCTCGCGCCGGACCAGCTCGAACGCATCTTCGATCGCTTCGCACAGGCCGACGGCACGGCATCGCGCCGGCACGAGGGCACGGGCATCGGGCTGTCGCTCGCGCAGGAGCTCGTGCAGCTGCACGGCGGGCGCATCTGGGCCGAGAGCGCGGGGCTCGGACACGGCGCGACGATGCACGTCGCGCTGCCGTGGGGCGAGGCGGACGGCGAGGAGGCCGAGGCGGTCGTCGCGACTGGCGCGGCGGGCGAGGTCGGGATCGCCGCCTCGCGCGACGCGGTCGAGGAGGAGCTCGCGGCCGACGCGCGGAAGCCCGCCGACGTGCGCTTCGTCGACATCGAGCGCTCGGTGTCGCGCTTCGAGCAGCACGCGCAGCCCGCGGCGGGTCCCGACGGCGCGGGCCACGCGCCCGACGACGAGCGCTCCGAGATCCTCGTCGTCGACGACAACGAGGACATGCGCGAGCTCGTGTCGTTCATCCTCGGTCGCGAGTTCCGCGTGCGCACGGCCCGCAATGGGCGGGAGGCGCTCGAGGCGCTCGAGCACTTCGTCCCCGACCTCGTCGTGAGCGACATCATGATGCCCGAGGTCACCGGCACGGAGCTCTGCCGCGCCGTGAAGGCCGACCCGCGGCTCGCCGGCGTGCCGGTGATGCTCGTGTCGTCGAAGGCCGAGAGCGAGATGAAGATCGAGGGGCTCGAGCTCGGCGCGGACGACTACGTGACGAAGCCCTTCCACCCGCGCGAGCTGCTCGCGCGCGCGCGTTCGCACGCCGCGCTGCGGCGCACGCGGCGCGAGCTCGAGCAGCGCAACACCGACCTCGAGCGCGCGCTGCGCGAGCTGCGGCTCGCCGAGGCGCACCTCGTGCAGGCCGAGCGGCTCGCCGCGGTCGGCGAGCTCGCGGCGGGCATCGCGCACGAGGTCAACAATCCGGTGAACTACGCACTCAACGCGGTGCGTGCGATGGCGGGGCTGGTGGACGAGCTGTGCGGCATCGCCGCCTCCGCCGCGCGGCTCGACTGGAACGACGCGGACGCGCTCGCCCGCGA from Myxococcota bacterium includes the following:
- a CDS encoding ATP-binding protein, producing MAQDGAAWREYRQWIGAEVLPVHLVASGWIAALGILAFLPVDFVFYPALWKPFWLLRFACAAVVVALGYATPRSHGEAGLFAIIAVTGGTLLTVIAATGGATSPYYSGLMLLLAATPVVAPLTWLQTLSVSALLVVGFALLPVLHAQPDDLRTFGLHLVFLALTTGVSSAAAHALDGTRFQDFLRRREIEQARDELAQLDELKTRFSANVHHELRTPLTLMLAPLDGLLAGDYGEVGDVVGRTLRTMHTNGQRLLKLINNLLDLAKLESQQFEIRRAPLDVGALAAGIVDGAGAMAERKRIRLRGEGLAGLPEVCADRDAIEKVVVNLLGNALKFTEAGGEVVVGARAGEEGVALFVRDTGAGLAPDQLERIFDRFAQADGTASRRHEGTGIGLSLAQELVQLHGGRIWAESAGLGHGATMHVALPWGEADGEEAEAVVATGAAGEVGIAASRDAVEEELAADARKPADVRFVDIERSVSRFEQHAQPAAGPDGAGHAPDDERSEILVVDDNEDMRELVSFILGREFRVRTARNGREALEALEHFVPDLVVSDIMMPEVTGTELCRAVKADPRLAGVPVMLVSSKAESEMKIEGLELGADDYVTKPFHPRELLARARSHAALRRTRRELEQRNTDLERALRELRLAEAHLVQAERLAAVGELAAGIAHEVNNPVNYALNAVRAMAGLVDELCGIAASAARLDWNDADALARDGLALRHRIDDAEVERLAADLGELAKIVSDGLDRTHRLVVDLRDFAAPGSGGAFQRVDARECVRATAQLVRHDLERRGVVLALALPEAPAHVDGDPGALNQVLLNLVKNAAEAFAGAPGSIAIEVGAADGEVWIGVRDDGPGIEPAVQERLFEPFFTTKKAGSGTGLGLSMCRRIADAHGGSLEVDSAPGGGSCFTLRLPAMTERGEGSDAT